The genome window CGACCGATGGGTATCTGCTCTATAATGCCGCTATGTTTACCCTCGCAAAGTTTTGCGAAGCAAAATTTAGGAGGGCAAGAATTTTTGTCTGATGAGCCAATCTCTTATTGTATGATAGGTAGAAAACTTAGGAGGGTGAAAAAATAAGTCATTTTAATATTTATTATGAGTGGAACTTTTAAAATAAGTGAGGGTTTTAAGCCAGCAGGCGACCAACCCCAAGCTATAGAAAAACTCTCTAGTGGTGTAGAAAATGGACTAGAACACCAAACATTGTTAGGTGTAACCGGCTCTGGAAAAACATTCACTGTTGCCAATGTGATTGAAAAGATTCAGAAGCCGACACTTGTCATTGCACACAACAAAACGCTTGCCGCGCAACTTACTCAAGAGTACAGCGAATTTTTTCCCAATAATGCCGTGCACTATTTCGTCTCCTACTACGACTATTATCAGCCAGAGGCATACATGCCAGTGACCGATACATACATTGAGAAAGAGACTCAAATAAACGAGGAAATTGACAGACTTCGTCATGCGGCTACTCAAGCACTTCTTACCCGCAGGGACGTCATCGTGGTTGCATCGGTGTCGTGTATCTATGGTTTAGGTAACCCCGCCGAGTATGAAAAGGTGCACTTGAAATTTAGTACTAAGGAGAACATTAAAAGAGGAGATCTAATCCGTAAACTCATAGGTATTTATTTTGAACGCACCAACGCAGACCTCACACCCGGAAAATTTAGAGCTATAGGAAACTCGGTTGAGATAATGCCAACAAGTGAGAAAGTGATCTACCAACTGGAGCTTTCTGGAAATATTATTGAAAGTATTCTAAAAATTAATGCAATTACGCGCGCTATAATAGAACATCTTGATTCATTCTCTCTCTTTCCGGCAAAGCATTTTGTTACTCCGGAAAAAGAGAAGAGAAGGGCGATAAACGATATCAAAGTGGAACTGAAAGAACGACTGGCGTATTTCAATAAGGCCGGGAAACTACTTGAGGCGGAAAGGATAAAAAGACGTACAAGCTATGATTTGGCAATGATTCGCGAAATAGGATATTGCAGTGGGATTGAAAATTATTCACGGCATTTCGA of Patescibacteria group bacterium contains these proteins:
- a CDS encoding DEAD/DEAH box helicase family protein yields the protein MSGTFKISEGFKPAGDQPQAIEKLSSGVENGLEHQTLLGVTGSGKTFTVANVIEKIQKPTLVIAHNKTLAAQLTQEYSEFFPNNAVHYFVSYYDYYQPEAYMPVTDTYIEKETQINEEIDRLRHAATQALLTRRDVIVVASVSCIYGLGNPAEYEKVHLKFSTKENIKRGDLIRKLIGIYFERTNADLTPGKFRAIGNSVEIMPTSEKVIYQLELSGNIIESILKINAITRAIIEHLDSFSLFPAKHFVTPEKEKRRAINDIKVELKERLAYFNKAGKLLEAERIKRRTSYDLAMIREIGYCSGIENYSRHFDGRQEGQAPYTLLSYFPKKKDSSPDFLTVIDESHVTVPQIAGMYAGDKSRKTTLIEHGFRLPSALDNRPLSFEEFKDRVGQVLYTSATPREYELKESGQFVEQI